One genomic region from Anaerobacillus sp. CMMVII encodes:
- the spoIIIAG gene encoding stage III sporulation protein AG, which yields MTKKDDNGQWIKKLFTNKDEKKKRSSPLQYLAIVLCVGLALMIFSNFSKPSSLQDSVPVFKEETKDTGEAVTVFTSKTGEDPVTMQDYEYTYEKQLRDALEEIVGVSDVTVMINLQETETKIFERNKSIKEQKTDETDREGGKRNVEDTTREDEVVIIRTGDKEEPLVAKIEKPTIRGVLVVARGVENIQVKTWVVEAVSRVLDVPTHRVSVLPKKSKGE from the coding sequence ATGACCAAAAAAGATGATAATGGACAATGGATCAAAAAACTTTTTACAAACAAGGACGAAAAGAAAAAAAGAAGTAGTCCCCTTCAATATTTAGCTATCGTACTATGTGTTGGTCTAGCGCTCATGATTTTTAGTAACTTCTCAAAACCAAGTAGTTTACAAGACAGTGTCCCAGTATTTAAAGAGGAGACGAAAGATACAGGCGAAGCTGTAACTGTCTTCACAAGTAAAACTGGGGAAGATCCAGTAACAATGCAAGACTATGAATATACTTATGAAAAGCAACTTAGAGACGCGCTAGAGGAGATTGTAGGAGTATCTGATGTTACAGTCATGATCAATCTACAAGAAACTGAAACAAAGATTTTTGAAAGAAATAAAAGTATTAAGGAACAAAAGACAGATGAGACGGATCGCGAAGGTGGCAAGCGTAACGTCGAAGATACTACTAGAGAAGATGAAGTTGTTATCATTCGAACTGGTGATAAAGAAGAGCCACTCGTAGCGAAAATAGAAAAGCCAACTATTAGAGGCGTTCTTGTGGTCGCTAGAGGAGTAGAAAATATCCAAGTCAAAACATGGGTAGTAGAAGCAGTGAGTAGAGTATTAGATGTACCTACACACCGAGTTTCAGTATTACCTAAGAAATCAAAGGGGGAATAA
- a CDS encoding SpoIIIAH-like family protein: protein MVLKRQTVWLLTMLSLIIVLSVYYITSPIPNDQLAFVGDEAESQKDDTFVEIGELTKEEMENLLDDNILTSFTNDEVFNTIRLERQIARDRLSADYVAVVASVDASADVQSRAMDNIESLRVLAQKEEMLETLIKTKGYEDVLVIAEGDEVKIIVKANELSKEEAVKINLMAREQLGINNIAVAFQPSTK, encoded by the coding sequence ATGGTATTAAAAAGACAAACAGTTTGGTTATTAACAATGCTTAGTTTAATTATTGTGTTATCGGTGTACTACATCACATCACCAATTCCAAATGATCAATTAGCGTTTGTAGGCGATGAGGCAGAAAGCCAAAAGGATGATACGTTTGTAGAAATTGGAGAACTAACAAAAGAAGAAATGGAAAACCTGTTAGATGACAATATTTTAACTAGCTTTACAAACGACGAAGTATTTAACACAATTCGTTTAGAACGCCAAATTGCAAGAGACCGCTTAAGTGCAGATTATGTCGCTGTAGTTGCTTCGGTTGATGCATCTGCAGATGTGCAGAGCCGAGCTATGGATAACATTGAAAGTTTACGAGTGTTAGCTCAAAAGGAAGAAATGCTTGAAACGTTAATTAAAACAAAGGGTTACGAAGATGTATTAGTTATTGCTGAAGGTGATGAAGTAAAGATCATCGTTAAGGCTAATGAACTTTCTAAGGAAGAGGCTGTTAAAATCAATTTAATGGCTCGTGAACAACTTGGAATTAACAATATCGCTGTTGCCTTCCAACCAAGCACTAAGTAA